A stretch of Lathyrus oleraceus cultivar Zhongwan6 chromosome 6, CAAS_Psat_ZW6_1.0, whole genome shotgun sequence DNA encodes these proteins:
- the LOC127097508 gene encoding sucrose synthase 2-like: protein MLCSRKNTIGQYESHTAFTLPGLYRVVHGIDVFDPKFNIVSPGADMTIYFPYSDKEKRLTALHSSIEKLLYGTEQTDEYIGSLTDRSKPIIFSMARLDRVKNITGLVESYAKNSKLRELVNLVVVAGYIDVKKSSDREEIEEIEKMHDLMKQYNLNGEFRWITAQTNRARNGELYRYIADTKGAFVQPAFYEAFGLTVVEAMTCGLPTFATNHGGPAEIIEHGVSGFHIDPYHPDQASELLVDFFQRCKEDPNHWNKVSDGGLQRIYERYTWKIYSERLMTLAGVYSFWKYVSKLERRETRRYLEMFYILKFRDLANSVPIAKDDAN from the exons ATGTTGTGTTCCAGGAAGAATACTATTGGCCAGTATGAGAGTCACACTGCTTTTACTCTTCCGGGACTGTATAGAGTTGTCCACGGCATTGATGTTTTTGATCCCAAGTTCAACATTGTCTCTCCTGGAGCAGATATGACAATATATTTTCCATACTCTGATAAGGAGAAAAGACTCACGGCCCTACACAGTTCAATTGAAAAGCTATTATACGGTACCGAGCAGACCGATGAGTACAT CGGTTCACTGACAGACCGGTCAAAGCCTATAATTTTCTCCATGGCAAGGCTAGACAGAGTTAAAAACATAACTGGTTTGGTAGAAAGCTATGCTAAGAACAGCAAATTGAGGGAACTTGTCAACCTTGTGGTAGTAGCTGGTTATATTGATGTCAAAAAGTCCAGTGACAGAGAAGAAATTGAAGAGATTGAGAAGATGCATGATCTCATGAAGCAATACAATTTGAATGGCGAGTTTCGATGGATTACTGCCCAAACAAATAGAGCACGTAACGGGGAGCTGTATCGCTACATAGCAGATACAAAAGGCGCTTTCGTTCAG CCTGCTTTCTATGAAGCTTTTGGACTTACAGTTGTGGAGGCCATGACTTGTGGACTCCCTACGTTTGCTACTAACCATGGTGGTCCTGCTGAGATCATCGAGCATGGTGTATCGGGATTCCATATTGATCCTTATCATCCCGACCAAGCATCAGAGCTATTGGTTGATTTTTTCCAACGATGTAAGGAGGACCCAAATCACTGGAATAAAGTATCCGATGGTGGCCTTCAAAGAATATACGAAAG GTACACATGGAAGATTTATTCTGAAAGGCTTATGACCTTGGCTGGAGTTTATAGTTTCTGGAAATATGTTTCCAAACTAGAGAGACGCGAAACTCGGCGATATCTTGAGATGTTCTACATTCTTAAGTTCCGTGATTTG GCAAATTCTGTTCCAATAGCAAAGGATGATGCAAATTAA
- the LOC127095590 gene encoding probable fructokinase-6, chloroplastic, with the protein MLADILKENNVNNQGMRFDPGARTALAFVTLRSDGEREFMFYRNPSADMLLQEDELDLDLIRKAKIFHYGSISLITEPCKSAHIAAAKAAKDAGVFLSYDPNLRLPLWPSADSAREGILSIWETADIIKISEEEISFLTNGENPYDDAVVRKLFHPNLKLLLVTEGSEGCRYYTKFYKSSYMFFRFLLE; encoded by the exons ATGCTTGCTGATATACTCAAGGAAAATAATGTAAACAACCAAGGGATGCGTTTTGACCCTGGTGCACGTACTGCCTTAGCATTTGTTACACTGAGGAGTGACGGAGAGCGAGAGTTCATGTTTTATCGTAATCCCAGTGCTGATATGCTGCTCCAAGAAGATGAACTAGACTTGGACTTAATCAGAAAG GCCAAGATCTTTCATTACGGGTCGATCAGTCTTATAACAGAACCATGCAAATCGGCACATATAGCTGCTGCAAAGGCAGCAAAAGATGCCGGCGTATTTCTGTCTTATGACCCTAACCTGCGGCTTCCTTTATGGCCTTCTGCAGATAGTGCTAGAGAAGGGATTCTGAGTATATGGGAGACTGCAGATATCATCAAG ATAAGTGAAGAAGAGATTTCATTTCTTACAAATGGTGAAAATCCATACGATGACGCCGTTGTACGAAAACTTTTCCATCCAAACCTCAAGCTACTGCTTGTTACTGAAGGTTCAGAAGGCTGCAGATATTACACCAAG TTCTACAAGTCTTCATATATGTTTTTTCGCTTTCTATTAGAATAA